A stretch of the Nitrospinota bacterium genome encodes the following:
- a CDS encoding carbonic anhydrase has product MPAFLLNRGLLAIAIMSIAATGAWADSAPSPDGALMLLKEGNDRYVSGKSTHPRQDAARRGEVAKGQNPFAVILSCSDSREPVELIFDQGIGDLFIVRIAGNVADTDEIGSIEYGAGHLKSPLVVVLGHTKCGAVTAVVKGEKVHGSIPKLVDNIIPAAKKAKAAKLDAKSTDEVVAEAIKTNVFQSIEDLLKKSGEVAELMKKGELKVIGAVYDIESGKIEWLGPHPEQARFLTQGRKESGKGHAEH; this is encoded by the coding sequence ATGCCGGCCTTTTTGTTAAACAGAGGGCTATTGGCCATTGCCATCATGTCCATCGCCGCCACCGGCGCATGGGCCGATTCCGCGCCATCCCCGGACGGGGCTCTTATGCTTCTCAAGGAAGGTAACGACCGGTATGTTTCCGGCAAAAGCACCCATCCCCGGCAGGACGCCGCCAGAAGGGGAGAAGTGGCCAAGGGGCAGAATCCCTTCGCCGTAATTCTCTCCTGCTCCGATTCGCGCGAGCCGGTGGAGCTGATTTTCGACCAGGGTATCGGTGACCTGTTCATCGTCCGCATCGCGGGCAACGTGGCGGACACCGACGAGATAGGCTCCATCGAGTATGGCGCGGGGCATTTGAAATCGCCGCTGGTGGTGGTGCTGGGCCACACCAAATGCGGGGCGGTGACGGCGGTGGTCAAAGGCGAAAAAGTTCACGGCTCCATCCCGAAGCTTGTGGACAACATAATCCCGGCGGCGAAAAAGGCGAAAGCCGCCAAGCTGGACGCCAAGAGCACGGATGAAGTGGTGGCAGAGGCGATCAAGACCAACGTGTTCCAGTCCATCGAGGACCTTTTGAAAAAGAGCGGTGAGGTGGCCGAGCTTATGAAAAAGGGGGAGCTTAAGGTGATAGGCGCTGTCTATGACATCGAGAGCGGAAAAATCGAATGGCTCGGCCCGCATCCGGAACAGGCCAGGTTTTTGACACAGGGGCGCAAGGAGAGCGGCAAAGGCCACGCGGAGCATTAA
- a CDS encoding HIT domain-containing protein produces MSEEKPLWAPWRIEYILGEKPQGCVFCQMPKDNDDKGHRILHRGNTCYLILNIYPYNNGHLMIVPFRHMCDYTGLTDEELAESAELTRLGMQILNEAMKPDGFNVGINQGKAAGAGIDEHLHIHIVPRWNGDNNFMPVIGQTKVIPQHLTETYGILAAALRRK; encoded by the coding sequence ATGAGCGAAGAAAAACCACTTTGGGCGCCATGGCGCATCGAGTACATCCTGGGCGAGAAGCCGCAGGGGTGCGTTTTCTGCCAGATGCCCAAGGACAACGACGACAAGGGCCACCGCATCCTCCATCGCGGCAATACCTGCTACCTTATCCTGAACATATATCCATATAACAACGGGCACCTGATGATCGTCCCTTTCCGCCATATGTGCGACTATACGGGGCTGACGGACGAGGAACTGGCCGAATCGGCGGAACTGACCAGGCTTGGGATGCAGATATTGAACGAGGCGATGAAACCGGACGGATTCAACGTCGGCATAAACCAGGGGAAGGCGGCCGGAGCGGGGATAGACGAGCATCTGCATATCCACATAGTGCCGCGCTGGAACGGGGACAACAATTTCATGCCGGTCATCGGCCAGACCAAGGTGATCCCCCAGCACCTGACCGAGACATATGGCATCCTCGCCGCCGCGCTCCGGCGCAAATGA
- the ybeY gene encoding rRNA maturation RNase YbeY, which yields MRTRILRRSKKGPDARALRGAAAVILESLELGNTELSVLVTGDKEMWGLNLRYRGKDKPTDVLSFSQTEGEFGDIEPGVLGDVVISVDTAQRQADEKGHSLQREMDILLIHGILHLAGYDHEKGRSEAAKMKAKEKQLLAALEKKAV from the coding sequence ATGCGGACACGGATTCTCCGGCGATCGAAAAAGGGGCCTGACGCCCGCGCCTTAAGGGGGGCGGCGGCTGTGATCCTTGAAAGCCTTGAGCTGGGAAATACCGAGCTTAGCGTCCTTGTCACAGGAGACAAGGAGATGTGGGGGCTCAACCTGCGATACAGGGGGAAAGACAAGCCGACGGACGTGCTTTCATTCTCCCAGACGGAAGGTGAATTCGGCGATATCGAGCCGGGGGTCCTGGGTGACGTGGTGATATCCGTGGACACGGCGCAAAGGCAGGCCGATGAAAAGGGGCACTCCCTGCAAAGGGAGATGGACATACTTTTAATCCACGGAATCCTCCATCTGGCCGGCTACGACCACGAGAAGGGAAGATCGGAAGCCGCAAAGATGAAGGCGAAGGAAAAGCAGTTGCTTGCGGCGCTGGAAAAAAAAGCTGTATAG
- the mutS gene encoding DNA mismatch repair protein MutS: MSIQTPMMRQYMAMKKEHPDAILFFRMGDFYEMFGEDAVVASKAMNIALTSRDKGAENQTPMCGVPFHAVETYLARMIKQGFKVAICEQMEDPKLAKGIVKREVIRVVTPGAVVEPSMLDDRSHNFLAAVAPSKRGFGLAAADLSTGLLRVCEFAGEAALADFLNELDRIEPRQIIVPDNLDEAHPPLFKALSAYGKTLDKVDGWIFGYETARQSLLEQLKVLSLDGFGLEGMDLAIMAGGAAAHYLRDTQKGAVKSINRVVIHNPTGLMTLDPATRRNLELTKNLMDGGRSGSLLGLLDDTMTPMGGRILKEWILKPLLSVEAIRERHATVRRFFSDTALADSARFALSGMGDLERTAGRVALPICSPRDLLALGQSLAKLPALREAVWRVDTAIGDAWRALWDDVADLRDLLERAMSPDAPAAARDGGFIKHGYNERLDDLKSIQTDSRRTLLKLEEEEKARSGIANVKIKYNKVFGYFIEAPRRLADNVPSDWMRKQSVSNAERFISPKLKELEDAILNAEERALSLELELFEDLKARTVEQIHRAQTMAAVAGEVDTLAALGHVARRNGYTEPEVDDADIIEIKDGRHPILERAGLDERFVPNDALLDRGDNRLSIITGPNMAGKSTFIRQAALICLMGQMGSFVPAASAKIGVCDRIFTRVGAQDHLQRGQSTFMVEMNETAMILNGATARSLIVLDEIGRGTSTFDGISIAWAVAEYIHNVGARTLFATHYHELSELADSLSGVRNLSVAVREWNDEIIFLRKIIEGGADKSYGIQVARLAGLPKEVIQRAGEILTQLEANEIDASGHPKLKAKEAEGGPLYQLSMFAPAASEVEEELKKLDVNAMTPIEALTKLAELKKKAGG; encoded by the coding sequence ATGTCCATCCAGACGCCGATGATGCGCCAGTACATGGCGATGAAAAAGGAGCATCCGGACGCCATCCTGTTTTTCCGCATGGGCGATTTCTATGAGATGTTCGGGGAGGACGCCGTGGTGGCTTCCAAGGCCATGAATATAGCCCTCACCTCGCGGGACAAGGGGGCGGAGAACCAGACCCCCATGTGCGGCGTGCCGTTCCACGCCGTGGAGACATACCTTGCCCGGATGATAAAGCAGGGATTCAAGGTGGCCATCTGCGAGCAGATGGAGGACCCGAAGCTTGCCAAGGGAATCGTCAAACGCGAAGTGATACGGGTGGTCACCCCCGGCGCGGTGGTTGAGCCATCCATGCTCGACGACCGTTCCCACAATTTCCTCGCCGCCGTGGCGCCCTCGAAACGGGGATTCGGGCTGGCGGCGGCGGATCTTTCCACCGGGCTTTTGCGGGTGTGCGAGTTTGCCGGGGAAGCGGCGCTGGCCGATTTTTTGAACGAACTCGACCGCATCGAGCCGCGCCAGATAATCGTGCCGGACAATCTGGACGAGGCGCATCCTCCGCTGTTCAAGGCCCTTTCCGCATACGGCAAAACGCTGGACAAGGTTGACGGGTGGATATTCGGATACGAGACCGCGCGCCAGTCGCTGCTTGAACAGCTAAAGGTATTGAGCCTCGACGGTTTTGGGCTGGAGGGGATGGACCTTGCCATAATGGCTGGCGGCGCGGCGGCGCATTACCTGCGGGACACTCAGAAAGGCGCCGTCAAAAGCATCAACCGCGTTGTGATCCACAATCCAACCGGTTTGATGACCCTGGACCCGGCCACGCGGCGGAATCTGGAACTGACAAAAAACCTGATGGACGGCGGCAGGAGCGGATCGTTGTTGGGATTGCTGGACGACACGATGACCCCTATGGGGGGGCGCATACTCAAGGAGTGGATACTAAAGCCGCTACTGTCCGTCGAGGCGATACGCGAACGGCACGCCACTGTGCGCCGGTTTTTCAGCGACACGGCGCTGGCCGATTCCGCCCGCTTCGCGCTCTCCGGCATGGGCGATCTGGAAAGAACGGCGGGGCGCGTCGCCCTGCCGATATGTTCACCGCGAGACCTTCTGGCGCTGGGCCAGTCGCTGGCAAAACTTCCGGCGCTGCGGGAGGCGGTGTGGCGGGTGGACACCGCAATTGGAGACGCCTGGCGGGCGCTGTGGGACGACGTTGCCGACCTGCGCGATCTTTTAGAACGGGCCATGTCGCCCGACGCTCCGGCGGCGGCGCGGGACGGCGGGTTCATCAAGCACGGTTATAACGAAAGGCTGGACGACCTTAAGTCAATTCAGACCGATTCGCGGCGGACGCTTTTGAAACTCGAGGAGGAGGAAAAAGCGCGCTCCGGCATCGCGAATGTGAAAATAAAATACAACAAGGTGTTCGGGTATTTCATCGAGGCGCCGCGCAGGCTGGCCGACAACGTTCCATCAGACTGGATGCGAAAACAGTCCGTCTCCAACGCGGAGCGGTTCATATCGCCGAAGCTTAAGGAACTTGAGGACGCGATATTGAACGCGGAGGAGCGGGCGCTATCGCTGGAGCTGGAGCTTTTCGAGGACCTGAAAGCCAGGACCGTGGAGCAGATCCACCGGGCGCAGACAATGGCGGCCGTGGCGGGGGAAGTGGACACTCTGGCGGCGCTGGGGCATGTGGCCAGGCGGAACGGATACACCGAGCCGGAGGTGGACGACGCGGACATAATAGAGATCAAGGACGGCCGCCACCCCATACTGGAGCGGGCGGGGCTGGACGAGCGGTTCGTGCCAAACGACGCATTGCTCGACCGTGGCGATAACAGGCTTTCGATAATCACCGGGCCGAACATGGCCGGCAAATCAACGTTCATCCGGCAGGCGGCGCTCATATGCCTGATGGGGCAGATGGGCTCGTTCGTCCCGGCGGCGTCGGCGAAGATCGGCGTGTGCGACAGGATATTCACCAGGGTCGGCGCGCAGGACCATCTGCAACGGGGGCAGTCCACCTTCATGGTGGAGATGAATGAGACTGCGATGATATTGAACGGGGCGACGGCAAGGAGCCTTATCGTGCTCGACGAAATCGGGCGCGGCACATCCACGTTCGACGGCATATCAATCGCCTGGGCCGTGGCGGAGTATATACACAATGTGGGCGCACGCACCCTTTTCGCCACCCATTACCACGAACTTTCGGAACTGGCGGACTCGCTTTCCGGGGTCAGGAATTTGAGCGTGGCGGTGCGGGAATGGAACGATGAGATTATTTTTCTGCGCAAGATAATCGAGGGAGGGGCGGACAAAAGTTACGGCATCCAGGTGGCGCGCCTTGCGGGCCTTCCAAAGGAAGTGATCCAGCGCGCAGGTGAGATATTGACCCAGCTTGAAGCCAACGAGATTGACGCGAGCGGCCATCCGAAATTGAAGGCGAAGGAAGCCGAAGGAGGGCCGCTGTATCAGCTGAGCATGTTCGCCCCCGCCGCAAGCGAGGTGGAAGAAGAGCTGAAGAAACTGGACGTGAACGCCATGACCCCCATCGAGGCGCTCACGAAACTGGCGGAGTTGAAGAAGAAGGCGGGGGGATGA